TCAGAAGCAGGTATCCTTAGCAACCCCGTTTTATAGAGAGGCAAACTGAGACTCAGGGAAATGAAATCTTTTGCTCAGGGTCATATGCAATGCCTAGACTTCCCCACGTGTCTGGTGCTTCTATATTCAATCCTCAGTGCAATCCATAGGAGGGGGGatgaccccattttacagttgaggaaacccAGGCTCAGGATGAAGGTGCTGGCCTGGGGTTATACAACCAGAGTGACAGAACCAGGCCTGGGCTGCCTGCTACACATCCCCCGTTGAGGCCCCTCACCTGCAGCAGCTTCAGCAGTGCGGCCCGGTCCCGGTCCCCAGTGGCATTGAAGAGCAGGACCCGCACCTCCTGCCCGCTGTGCGAGAAGGGGAAGGATAAGAAGGCGGCGACCTGcggccctccccaccccctcttcTTTGTGAGTCCCACCCCAACTCTTCCTCCAGACCCCAACTCTCTCCACCGGCCAGTCCCGCCCCCGTCGCCGAGACCACACCCCCTCCTGGGCCTGGCCCCGCCCCTGCCTCGCCCTAACCTGTTCAGCCTCTGGCGCCTCTGCAGCGCTTGTCGGAACCAGCGCACGCAGGCCTGCACGCTGCTGGCTGTGTGCGCGCCATCCAGGTACCAGGTGAGGGGTCCGCGCCGCAGAACCTGGGTCCTGCCCAGCCACTCTGTGTCCCGAAGCCCTATGGGGGGGTCAAAGCAGCCCTCCAGCTGCTGCCACGAGAATGCCGTCCCACGTCCTCTCCCACTCCAGCCTCCTCTGCACAAGCAACCTGGAGCAAGGCCTCCCTGCCCTCAGCACCCCCGCTGCTCTGAAGGCTGCCCCTTACGAGGGTTCTGGGGATCTGAGGGTTCTGGGGATCTGAAGATCGTATGAGCCTCTTACTGGGCGCCAGTCAGTAAGCTCTTCACTGCCCTCCCTATCTGGTGGAATCTTCCAGGCAACCCGGAGAGGAGGCTGCTATCATATATTATTCCCATGTTACAGTTGGAGGACCTTTAGCTCAGAGGTTAGGTCACAGAGCAAGTGAGTCGTGGGACTGGGGTGGGATCCGAGATCTGCCTGGTTCCAGAACCTTATAATAACCCCTGACacggggcctggcacacagtgggcatGCTGGAACCATTTGCTGGAGGGGTTTAACAGCCAttagcacctattatgtgctgaAAGCTTTGGGGATGGCAAAGCAAATGACAATCTTACCATCCTCAAGAACCTCATGGTCTTATAAAGATGGTAATAAAATGACAGTAACAACAGCTACCACTGGCCAGGCACTTTATCCCATATCCACCAGGCCTGGGCTCAGCACCTTAGCCATGTCGCCTTACTGAATCCTCACCATAGCCCTTTGCGATGCGTCCTATCACTATCTCATTtggcagatgaagaaacagactcAGGGACAATTCATTAACTGGAGGTCACAGAGACTTAATGACTTCACAGTCCTCTTAGCCATCAGATCAAAATGATCCCACCTCCCaaacaggaaaccaaaagaagagGCACAAAGACACCTGGCTGGGCAGGAAGAACCCACTCACCGTGCCGCATGTGGGAGGTGGGCTGGAACACGGGTGCCAGGGGCAGCTGCCGCAGGAGGCTGGATCTGGATGTCTTCAGCTCCCCGATGCCTGTGGGGGCAGGGAAGTGAGACCAAGTGTGCTCAGGACCCTCACAGGCAGGGGCCCCTGCCCGCCCACTCACCTTTCTACTTACCTGGGTGATTCTGCCGCTGCAGCCAGCAGCGGGCCAGTTGTAAGGCTAAGGCAGCGTTGGACCGCTGGTGCTCCCCCTCTAGGCCCAGAGTCAGTGGTGGTCCCCCTTCCTCCAGGGCTTCCAGTGGTGGGCACAGGTAGAGAGGACActgcccaggagacagaaaacagCTGGTCAGGGAAGCTACCACTGCCACCTTGGCCTGGAGGCCCTCCCTGATCCTGCCAGTGTTCCCATCTTCCCCCACCAACCAGAACCCACCAAGCCCTGCTCCCAAAACCAAGATGTGTTACAACCAGATGAGCAGCCGACCCAGCTCCCTCACTGCACAGACAAGCAAACTAAGGCCAGAAAGGATAAACTGCCTCCCCAGGCAGGGCCCGCGTTCCATCAGACTCACTGAGATCTGCTGGGCACGATCCCTCAGCACCGCCAGGGGACCATCAGGCTGGAGCACGGTATAGGCAGGAACGCCACACTGTGGGAGATCAGGGAGAGTAAGACGGGGGTGGCCCAGGGCCTTCCATCCTTCCCACTCTGGCCCTACATCCTGGGTCTTGGCCACTCACTCTACCTCTGCCCCACAGGGAACCCCTTGTCCCTCATGTTACGATAGGTAGACAGAAGCCAGAAAGAAGGCTCAGCTTGCTTCTTCACTCATCCCACTGATGCCCTGTCCCAGCCCCACTCCTCTGAGCCTGAGGGCCAGGCCCAGGCCTTCCATGTACCTCCCCTTGCCCCAGCCTGACTGGCCACCTTAAAGATTCCCCCTTTCTGCCATGCGATCTTCTCCACCGTGTCCCCCAGAAGGCTGGTGTGGTCGATGCCAAGAGAGGAGACCCCACATACCACAGGCTTCCTGCAGAAGATGAAAAGGCTGTGATGcccctgccctgagttcccaagCAATGGGTCAGGCCTGGGCTCCTGGCACCCCACTCCTCACCCCAAGTAGCTGCCCTTACCTGATGATGTTGGTACAGTCGTAAGCCCCACCGATGCCCACTTCCACCACCGCCAGGTCCACCTGCAGAGGACCAGAGGGCATGGCAAGGGGCACAGGATATCCAGGTGCCATGTGTGCACAGGGAGCCCCCTAGCCTGCTGAGATTGCCCTCCCCACAGCCTCAGGCACAGGGTTCTGGACAGCAGACACGCACCTTCTCCTGGAGGAAGACGTGGAAGGCCATAAGGGTGAGGAAGCGGAAGTAGGCAGGCATGGAGACACAGCTGCCGTCCTGTGGCATAGGAACACATCAAGGTCTAGAGCCCCGCAGCGCCTCCTCTAGGGATGTGGGGTCCTTTGACGTGCAGTGCCCTCTGGGCTATCCACCCATGCCAGCGCTCCCTACCCTGCCCACCCCCAGTCCTCCAGCATGGGGCACCTTGGTCTTCTCCAGCCGGTGGTAGAGATGCCAGAAGTGCTTGGTGAACAGCTCAGGGCTAATGGGCTGCCCATTGATGCGGATCCGCTCACGCACCTGCACCAGGTGGGGAGAGCTGCCGGGAGACCTGGGGTCATCAGGACTCCCTTTTCAAGCCCCCTGGTCTTTCCCCACCTTGTAGTCAGACCTGTGACTGACTACAAATCTGACCTGTCATTCCCCTGCTGGAAACCCCACTACCCTCAGCAAAGCCCCAGCTCCTCACCCGGGCCTCCAAGGCCCCACTGAGGCTGATGCCACTGACCTCTGTGCCTCACCTCTCCTATGCCCCAGCTAGCTCTCTATACCCAAGTTTCCTTCACCCAGACTATTTTTAGCTCCTCCAGCCCCCCGCCCCACCTCCAGGGCTTTGCACCTGCCTCCCCCTGCTTCACCTGACTCTCTTCTACTCACTCCAGAGGATTGGACTAAGACAGCCCTTCCTCCATAAACACCCCCCCACCTCCTGAAGCCAGCTGAGCATGCTCTCTGGGCTCCAGCAGCCCCCCTGCCCGCAATTGCATTTTCCCCGTTACACATCGATCAGTCACTCTGTTAATACCTGCACCCATATCGGTTTCCTTTCAGCCCTAAAGGGCAGGGCCATGTCTGCTGGGTTCAAGCTGCATCCCCCAGCTGGCCCACAAGGCCACATGGGCCTGAGTTGAAGTTTAGGGTTTTTAccaaaacaattattttaaaagaaaaattgttgCCTTATATTTAAGTCCTCACAGACCCTCTCTTATTACGAGTCctcctctttatttctttattttgaataAAAAACTGTTTGGGGGAAACACGGTGGCCTGAAATGACCTCAGTCAGCCAGTTTGAGATGCATATGGAGGtcactggataaaaaaaaaagtggtaaaatAAAAAGAGGCAAAAACCTTAAATGCCTCAACCACAAGGAATAAATTGCTTTATCGGTAACTGGCTTAAAAGAGGCCTGTAGTACACAGGGAAGAGGGACCCATATTCTATCTCTGATCCTCTGTGTGTCTGGATGCCTGAGCTGTGACCAAGAGGGGGCGCTGCCTCAAGGGCCAAGCCACAGCTAAGGCTAGCAGCGTGAAAGCCTCCCTTCTGTTGCCCACACCCAGCGGCCTTGACATGGACGTCATAATTAAACCAATGGCCATaaactcgattccgactcacagcgattccatgtgtgttagtgtagacctgtgctccacagggttgtcgatggctgatttttcaagagGAGATCACCTTTCTCCTaaggcacctatgggtggactcaaacctccaacctttcctttagcagctcggcgcattaactgttcgcaccacccaggcactccaagAACATCATAAACTATCCTTATTGTTTAAGCCAGGTTTTCTGCTCCTTATTTCAAAGACAGGAATAAATATTCATTTCTATGTGATTTAAAAATTGTATGTGGaatttaagttaattaaaaaaatctgaCTATTCTAGCTATGTATTTTGTTTGTATATTCAAGTTGCCTTTCTCTTCCAAAATTTTTTCATTATGAAAATTAAGGACTGCCAtaacatatagggtcactgtgagtcacaactgactcaatggcaaagggtttgggttttttcataATTAACACTTGGGCCAATAAGGTCAGTGCTAAttgaatgtttgttgaatgaataaatgctgGGCAGAGAGACATGCAGCTGAGCTCCTGGGGGTGACCCTGGCCCTGGCTGTTTCCATAGACTCCCAGAGAGCTAAGAGACACTGTACACCCCCCCACAGCTATGTACCTAAAGAATCCTGTCTTCAGGCCGTAGCTTCGGAGAATCTGTTCAGTGAAGGCACAGGTGGAACCCTAGAAAGAAAAGGTATTGTCTGAGCAGGCCTCATCCCATCGTGCCACTAAGTGGACCCCCTACCCCCAGGTCCTGTCCCTTACCTTCCCTTTGGTCCCGGTGACATGGATGATGTTCAGCTTGTCCAAGTCCTCCACCTGGGACAGAAAGACAAAGTTCTGCCTCAGTCACAGGGATGGGAAGGGGGGGTCACAGGCCCTGACTACCACAGCCCTGCTTACCTGCAGCCCACTCTGTGCCAGGTACAGCACCATGGCTTCCAGTTGTGTCTGGGGGTCGCCTCGCTGGCGCTTCACCTGGTCCAGGTAACTAGCATTGGTCTGCAGGGTGTTGAGTGTGCGCACAGCATCCTGGCAACCACAAGGTTAAGGCTCACTAGGGGTCCGTAGATACAAGGCACCTGGCACACCAGTGGCCAGAACAGGGTGGCAGGCCTGCCATGCCAGCCCTGTTGCCCCAGACTAAAGGTTGGGCAACAGGAGAGAGAGGTGGCCCCTTTCCAGCTCTGGCAGAAATGGGAGCCTGGGGCAGCTCAGCCCCACGCAGGGAGTGCAAGGCAAAGAAAGTGGCATGACTGACTAGCAGGGCTAGCCTTGCTTCCTGTTCAGGCTCCCCAGGCTTCACCACCTGGGCACTTTGCCCTCATTCTGTCCAGTGGGGTCCATTGCTGTACTGGGCACCTGCTGGGGTGGGGGTCAGAATGCAGAAGCCGGGAGTATTAGGGTTCTGGAATCCCTGGAGGCTCCACACCCAACCCTGGAGACTGTGGGGTTCCAGATTCTGACCAGGAGAACTGCTGGAAACAACCAGGTGGGGGAAAGAAAAAGGCTCAGAGGGAGGAAGGGTGTGCCCAGGGTCACCCAGCCAGGTTTTGGGAGGTAGGTATGCATCAGGAGGGCCCACAGTGGAGGTAGGGGTGAGGTGCTGTTTATTTTCCCTCAGGCTTCAGATCTGGCCCTCAGGACCTCAATGGCTGGCTGGTGGGTGGTCCAACCCCCTACAAACAGGTACCACTCCCTGCCACCTCCACCCTCACTAGCAACAGGCCCTTGGCACAGCACCGTACACAAACTGTCTTTGTTTCCCAGGGTCTTAGGCTCCCCACTGCCCCACTTGGATACCCCAGTCCTCTGAGCTCTGGAGACTCCACCCCCAGATTTACACTCCTGAATCTTTCAAGTCTCAACTCCCGGATCCCTTCCTCCTCCCGCTCGCGTCGCACTGCCGGTTCGTACACCAGGGCCACCGGATCTCCAGAGCCCCAGTTGAGTCCCTGGACTACCCAGTCCTACCATGGGGTGCACCTTCCCACCCTCTAGTGCCTGACAACTTAGCCTCAAATTCCCAGATCCTGCAGCCCGGGCCTAACTTCCTAATCCCTATCTCCACTCTCAGACTCCAGGATGTTCCCGCCCCCCAAGCCCCTTAGTCTCATTCTCCAACCctcaccccccgccccccgcccacaTAGTCAGCTGGTGAGCCTGTATGGTGGGTGACTCAAGCCCAGCCCACGTGTCATCGCACGACTGCCAGCCCGGCCCGCTACATACCTGATACTCCATGCCAGGCTCTTGCGGCGCCGGCCGCGCGCTTAACCCCCGCTCGGTCCCGACCCCGGTCGTCGTCCAGCGCGCAGAAACCGCCGCCAGGAATAGGGCCGGGTGCAGGCGGGCCCGTACCCTCGACATAGTCCTGGCGTAGTAGACCGCACACTAGGCCGGGGCCGGAGACGCCCCGCCCCGCTTCGCCCGCTCTAGCCCCGACCCGCCCACGCTCTCCACCAATCAGCGCCGCCTAAGCCTTCTACCACCAATGAGGATCCAGCGCCTTCGCGGGTGCCATCCTTATGCGGGGCAGCCCGAAGAGCCGGGCGGAGCCCATGATTATGAGGGGCACGCTCCCTGGGGCGGCTTTTCCCTTAGCGGTACACCATCCTCCCAAGGACCGGGCTGCGCCTCTCAAAAAAAGCCGATCCCAGTCGGCAGCCCTCAGCTTGAACCAGCCCCACAGAGACAGACTGACAGCCCTGGCCAATATCTCGAAGTCATCGAATCCTGGCCCAGAGGTGTCCCGACTAAACGCGAAGACCGCAGGCAGCGCGGATGTGGCCTTGGCCCTCCGGATCTGACAACCCAATTGCAGAAGATGGACCAAAACCCAGGCACCTACGCTACTGGGGCCCTAACTGACcctgggaaggcttcctggaagaagtgGCATTCTGGCTGAGGCCTGCAGGACTGGGGGGAGTCACGAGGTAGCGAGGTGAGGTGAGGAGAAAGAGGTTTCCTGGCAAAGGGAGAGAACCATGTGTGCAAAGGAAGAGATTGCAGCAATGGGGAACTGAATATAGGCCTGTTCAGGCCTGGTTGTTTCTGAGTACAGGGAGGCCAGATATTGCCGGGAGGGCTTTGTAGCCTGATGAGTGTGGATTAAATCTAAGTGAAAATAAAATGGTTTTAAGGAAGGCATAAGATCAGATTTGTGCTTTGGAAGATCACTCTCGCAGAGGCTGGGTGGAGAATGGATTCCAGGCACTACCTGGGGTGGGGTAGTAACCTAGCCTACCTATGGGTGAAGGGGACCCCCATTTGTTCTGGAGTTTTCAGAACTATCTCCCATCTATGACCTTCTTGGCTCTGACTTCTACCCTGAAAAAGTAAAATGATGATTCTCTTTTTACAGATAGAGGAACCTATGCCCAGAAGGGGGCCAGGGGCTGCAAATAGGGCTCCAAGGAAGATCCCACAGATAGAAAACAATCCTTCAAAAGACTGATGGGATTCCAgtacctccctcctccctccctctttccttcagGCATTGGGGGTAAATATCAGAGCTTGTTTGATTTTGAAATAAGCTAGTGAGGTGTTGGGAAGATCCCATCAGTGTTTGAGGTTCTGCCCTTCACAACACTGCTAGGGGcatccctgcccctgccccctcctccccctccccccacaagaGATAGAGACACCCTtaccttttttggtttctttttctttttttaatcatttaaactGTGTCTGTGCATATACCAGTTGCTACTTTTtttactgagttgattctgaccgacccaagtgtttcagagtagaactgcacttcatagggttttcaatggctgtaatctttcagaagcagattgccaggcctttctttcaaggcatctctaggtggattcaaaccaccaacctttcagttagtagctgagcgcttaaacaTTTGTGTTACCCAAGATCCATCTCTgcgtataaccaaaaaaaaaaaaaaaaacccattgtcatagagtcaattccaacccacaggacagagtagaactgccccagaggatttccaaggagcagctggtgggttcgaacacctgacctcctggttagcagccgagctctttaacgccaccagaactcctctatgtgtatacatgcatataatttaaataaatgaataaaaatgacaaagagcctttaaaagtttttcttttgcttattGCCCCCACTCCCTACTGCCTACCTTAATAACCCTTGTTGATAGCCAAGAATGTATCCTATATTTTTCAACGCTCATGA
This DNA window, taken from Loxodonta africana isolate mLoxAfr1 chromosome 9, mLoxAfr1.hap2, whole genome shotgun sequence, encodes the following:
- the FPGS gene encoding folylpolyglutamate synthase, mitochondrial; the encoded protein is MSRVRARLHPALFLAAVSARWTTTGVGTERGLSARPAPQEPGMEYQDAVRTLNTLQTNASYLDQVKRQRGDPQTQLEAMVLYLAQSGLQVEDLDKLNIIHVTGTKGKGSTCAFTEQILRSYGLKTGFFSSPHLVQVRERIRINGQPISPELFTKHFWHLYHRLEKTKDGSCVSMPAYFRFLTLMAFHVFLQEKVDLAVVEVGIGGAYDCTNIIRKPVVCGVSSLGIDHTSLLGDTVEKIAWQKGGIFKCGVPAYTVLQPDGPLAVLRDRAQQISCPLYLCPPLEALEEGGPPLTLGLEGEHQRSNAALALQLARCWLQRQNHPGIGELKTSRSSLLRQLPLAPVFQPTSHMRHGLRDTEWLGRTQVLRRGPLTWYLDGAHTASSVQACVRWFRQALQRRQRLNSGQEVRVLLFNATGDRDRAALLKLLQPCQFDYAVFCPNLTEVSPTDNADQQNFTVTLDQMLLRCLEHQQHWGNLTEKQASPDLWRPPNPEPSGPTSLLLAPHPPHSHSASSLIFSCISHALQWISQGRDPVFQPPCSPRGLLTHPVAGSGASVLREAAAIHVLVTGSLHLVGGVLKLLEPSLSQ